One stretch of Streptomyces sp. NBC_00443 DNA includes these proteins:
- a CDS encoding ABC transporter substrate-binding protein: MKASIRRSAIFASAAALVIAVCGSTGTAQAEPGDGELQFGYVLPETGQLAYLGPPQIESLKFAIQKINDAGGVLGNSVPTVVSSDEAGQEAVAAQSADRVLAAGVDAIVGAAASGMSLAFIDRVTGAGVVQCSGSNTAPTFTDYEDDGFYFRTVPSDALQGPILADVVRDDGHNRVALVARADDYGRGLMEATRKTLEDRGATVTLAETYDPKATNFDQVVQQMENSRPDAAVVIAFEEGTQILQGMIESGLGPDRIGVYGADGLRSEELPSLVAPGQPEKLSGMKGTAPASASNEQYVKDLKEFAPDLKELQFAPQVFDCVTTIALAAEKAESDDPGEYVKEMNGITKDGEKCNSFAACKELLADGRDIDYNGVSGPLDFTDQGEPGQASIEVYGYDDQGKLQTLRTETSKAEE, from the coding sequence ATGAAAGCGTCGATACGACGGTCCGCGATCTTCGCAAGCGCGGCTGCTCTTGTGATAGCCGTCTGCGGTTCGACGGGCACTGCCCAGGCCGAGCCGGGTGACGGCGAGCTCCAGTTCGGCTACGTCCTGCCGGAGACGGGACAGTTGGCCTACCTCGGCCCACCCCAGATCGAGTCGTTGAAGTTCGCGATACAGAAGATCAATGACGCCGGCGGGGTCCTGGGCAACTCCGTGCCGACTGTGGTCTCCAGTGACGAGGCGGGCCAGGAGGCCGTTGCCGCGCAGTCGGCGGACCGGGTCCTCGCGGCAGGCGTGGACGCGATCGTCGGCGCCGCGGCTTCCGGAATGTCGCTGGCGTTCATCGACCGAGTGACCGGAGCGGGCGTCGTGCAGTGCTCGGGGTCGAACACCGCTCCCACCTTCACCGACTACGAGGACGACGGCTTCTACTTCCGTACCGTCCCGAGCGACGCACTGCAGGGGCCCATCCTGGCGGATGTCGTCCGCGATGACGGCCACAATCGGGTGGCCCTGGTCGCACGGGCGGACGACTACGGTCGCGGCCTGATGGAGGCCACCCGGAAGACGCTGGAGGACCGCGGAGCGACGGTGACCCTCGCCGAGACCTACGACCCGAAGGCGACCAACTTCGACCAGGTCGTTCAGCAGATGGAGAACTCCAGGCCGGACGCCGCCGTAGTGATCGCGTTCGAGGAGGGCACCCAGATCCTGCAGGGCATGATCGAGTCCGGACTCGGGCCCGACCGGATCGGTGTCTACGGCGCCGACGGACTGCGGAGTGAGGAACTGCCCTCACTGGTCGCCCCGGGCCAGCCCGAGAAGCTCTCCGGGATGAAGGGGACCGCACCGGCATCGGCGTCGAACGAGCAGTATGTGAAGGACCTCAAGGAATTCGCGCCGGATCTGAAGGAGCTGCAGTTCGCACCGCAGGTGTTCGACTGCGTGACGACGATCGCGCTCGCCGCCGAGAAGGCGGAGTCCGACGACCCGGGCGAGTACGTGAAGGAGATGAACGGGATCACCAAGGACGGCGAGAAGTGCAACTCGTTCGCCGCCTGCAAGGAGCTGCTCGCCGACGGCAGGGACATCGACTACAACGGTGTGAGCGGGCCGCTCGACTTCACCGACCAGGGCGAACCCGGCCAGGCGTCGATCGAGGTGTACGGCTACGACGACCAGGGAAAGTTGCAGACCCTGCGCACCGAGACCAGCAAGGCCGAGGAGTGA
- a CDS encoding branched-chain amino acid ABC transporter permease has protein sequence MDFSAIVSDALRSGIGPIAAVYALAAMGLNLHFGYTGLLNFGQVGFMLVGGYGLAITVSTYGGPMWLGVLGGIACAIVLALLLGLPTLRLRADYLAITTIAAGEALRLFYRSNWAEPVTGGVFGLQRFANDFYEISPIEPGTYGVWLVRFSSRDLWVMIVGWALVLVVGGLLALLIHSPWGRVIRSIRDDEVAARSLGKNVYAYKMQSLVLGGVIGAVAGMMQAIQVQSVNPDNYDPGVTFFLYTLLVLGGAGRILGPVVGSILFWFVLSFLDSALRQAIDAEYISPDLISTSEVGAVRFALVGVALILLVTFRPQGILGSRKEMLLSGR, from the coding sequence ATGGACTTCTCGGCCATCGTCTCCGACGCACTCCGCTCCGGAATCGGCCCCATCGCCGCCGTCTACGCCCTCGCCGCGATGGGGCTGAACCTGCACTTCGGTTACACGGGGCTGCTGAACTTCGGCCAGGTCGGGTTCATGTTGGTCGGCGGTTACGGACTCGCCATCACGGTGTCGACGTACGGCGGCCCGATGTGGCTCGGAGTCCTGGGCGGAATCGCGTGCGCGATCGTGCTGGCCCTGCTCCTCGGCCTGCCCACTCTGCGGCTGCGCGCCGATTACCTCGCGATCACCACGATCGCGGCGGGGGAGGCGCTACGGCTGTTCTACCGCTCCAACTGGGCCGAGCCGGTCACCGGTGGGGTCTTCGGGCTGCAGAGATTCGCGAACGACTTCTACGAAATCAGCCCCATCGAGCCCGGCACCTACGGCGTGTGGCTCGTGAGGTTCAGCTCCCGCGATCTCTGGGTGATGATCGTCGGATGGGCGCTGGTGCTCGTGGTCGGAGGTCTGCTGGCCCTGCTGATCCACAGCCCCTGGGGCCGTGTCATCCGGTCGATCCGTGATGACGAGGTCGCCGCGCGCAGCCTCGGCAAGAATGTCTACGCGTACAAGATGCAGAGCCTCGTGCTCGGTGGCGTCATCGGGGCGGTCGCGGGCATGATGCAGGCGATCCAGGTGCAGTCCGTGAACCCGGACAACTACGATCCGGGCGTCACGTTCTTCCTGTACACGCTGCTCGTGCTGGGAGGCGCCGGGCGCATCCTCGGGCCGGTCGTCGGCTCGATCCTGTTCTGGTTCGTCCTCAGCTTCCTCGACAGCGCGCTGCGCCAGGCCATCGACGCCGAGTACATCTCGCCGGACCTCATCAGCACGTCGGAGGTCGGCGCGGTGCGCTTCGCCCTGGTCGGGGTCGCCCTGATCCTGCTGGTCACGTTCCGGCCACAGGGCATCCTCGGCAGCCGGAAGGAGATGTTGCTCAGTGGCCGCTGA
- a CDS encoding ABC transporter ATP-binding protein: MSAEEQAPVLAADGIVAGYVPGVDVLRGCSVEVRPGEVVGVIGPNGAGKSTLVKTVFGLLQVRGGTVRLRGEDVTGRPAHELVRRGVGYVPQLQNVFPTLTVEENLRMGMYLRPKDHARRVAAVEELFPVLADRRKQKAGAMSGGERQMLAMARALMMEPQLLLLDEPSAGLSPLHQDHVFDRCRMINSAGVAVLMVEQNARRCLQFCDRGYVLDQGRNAYTGTGTALLHDEKVIELYLGTLARVR; this comes from the coding sequence ATGTCCGCTGAGGAGCAGGCACCGGTGCTGGCGGCCGACGGCATCGTCGCCGGTTACGTCCCCGGTGTCGATGTGCTGCGTGGATGCAGCGTCGAGGTGCGACCGGGCGAGGTGGTCGGCGTGATCGGCCCCAACGGCGCCGGCAAGTCGACGCTGGTCAAGACAGTCTTCGGGTTGCTGCAGGTGCGCGGCGGGACCGTGCGGCTGCGCGGCGAGGACGTGACCGGCCGGCCCGCGCACGAACTGGTCCGGCGGGGCGTGGGCTACGTACCGCAGTTGCAGAACGTTTTCCCCACGCTGACCGTCGAGGAGAACTTGCGGATGGGCATGTATCTGCGGCCCAAGGACCACGCGCGGCGGGTCGCGGCCGTCGAGGAACTCTTCCCCGTTCTGGCCGACCGCCGCAAGCAGAAGGCCGGCGCGATGTCCGGCGGCGAACGCCAGATGCTCGCGATGGCCCGCGCCTTGATGATGGAGCCGCAACTGCTGCTGCTCGACGAGCCGTCGGCCGGCCTGTCACCGCTCCATCAGGACCACGTCTTCGACCGGTGCAGAATGATCAACAGCGCGGGCGTAGCCGTGCTCATGGTCGAGCAGAACGCCCGCAGGTGCCTGCAGTTCTGCGACCGCGGCTACGTCCTCGACCAGGGCCGCAACGCGTACACGGGCACGGGTACGGCCCTGCTGCACGACGAGAAGGTGATCGAGCTCTACCTCGGCACGCTCGCCCGTGTCCGTTGA
- a CDS encoding branched-chain amino acid ABC transporter permease: MRCQRMLVPALALVLVVVPAISARAQGEEVPRGPTFAARALQALIDGIQFGVIIAITSVGLSLIFGTIHLINFAHGEFVTIGATFAFFLNASAAGPGWHLIPAALAAVVFGALLGGAVDRGIWRPLRARGTGLINMFIVTIGLSLLLRHVVLVLYGTRPASYAQYDIQSTIDLGPAGITPRDLTVTLLAVLVLLGIAALLQKTRIGTAVRAVSANRDLAEASGIDVQRVVLFVWMLAGGLAALGGVFFGLVEIVTWDMGFKLLLLMFAGIILGGLGSAYGAMVGSLVIGIVAQMSTLWFPVDLQYAWALLVLILVLLVRPQGILGRAERVG; encoded by the coding sequence GTGCGCTGTCAGCGGATGCTCGTACCGGCCCTCGCCCTGGTCCTCGTAGTGGTGCCCGCGATCTCCGCGCGGGCACAGGGTGAGGAAGTCCCGCGCGGCCCCACGTTCGCCGCGCGCGCTCTGCAGGCGCTGATCGACGGTATCCAGTTCGGAGTGATCATCGCGATCACATCGGTCGGGCTCTCACTGATCTTCGGCACCATCCACCTGATCAACTTCGCGCACGGTGAGTTCGTCACGATCGGCGCCACCTTCGCGTTCTTCCTCAACGCCTCCGCGGCCGGGCCGGGCTGGCACCTGATTCCCGCCGCCCTCGCCGCGGTGGTCTTCGGCGCCCTGCTGGGCGGAGCGGTCGATCGCGGCATCTGGCGCCCGCTGCGGGCACGGGGCACCGGGCTGATCAACATGTTCATCGTCACCATCGGGCTCTCGCTACTGCTGCGCCACGTCGTACTCGTGCTGTACGGAACCCGCCCCGCCTCCTACGCGCAGTACGACATCCAGAGCACGATCGACCTGGGCCCGGCCGGCATCACCCCACGGGACCTCACGGTCACCCTGCTCGCCGTGCTGGTGCTGCTCGGCATCGCCGCGCTCCTGCAGAAGACGCGGATCGGCACGGCCGTCCGGGCCGTCTCCGCCAACCGTGACCTCGCGGAGGCCTCAGGCATCGACGTGCAGCGGGTTGTGCTGTTCGTGTGGATGCTCGCCGGCGGACTGGCCGCACTCGGTGGCGTCTTCTTCGGCCTGGTGGAGATCGTCACCTGGGACATGGGCTTCAAACTCCTGCTGCTCATGTTCGCGGGGATCATCCTGGGCGGCCTCGGCTCCGCCTACGGTGCGATGGTCGGCAGCCTCGTCATCGGCATCGTCGCCCAGATGTCCACCCTGTGGTTCCCGGTCGACCTGCAGTACGCCTGGGCGCTGCTCGTCCTCATCCTCGTTCTCCTCGTCCGGCCGCAGGGCATCCTCGGCCGGGCCGAACGTGTCGGGTGA
- a CDS encoding ABC transporter substrate-binding protein gives MRSTRLAPAAAVITALALSATACSTKSGTDANGAGSDGVKTGPGVTEKAITLGALTDLTGPYASLGKSIVNAQQLYADQLNASGGICGRTVRITVKDHGYDVQKAVSAFTETEPNVAAVSQMVGSPVVSSLSQELESKHLLTFPMAWASSLLGREYVQVVGSTYDIDMINGVDHVVRTAKLKAGDKIGHVYFEGEYGENALAGATYAAKKAKLTIVGQKIKPTDQDLTAQVTALKQARVKAILISAGPRQTAALVGTAAAAGFAVPVLTSSPGFAPQLLATPVGPALEKMLQVVSPAPAFSADNPAMQKLAKDYKAKYPKDPLDPGVVSGWNAISVLGEDLRAACKAKDLTREGIAAAHRKQSRLTVLGVPLDFSDRTKPATYQSFIHKPAKTATGGLANVEPAHEVPAARTYTLPKA, from the coding sequence GTGAGAAGCACCCGACTTGCCCCGGCAGCAGCCGTCATCACCGCACTCGCCCTGAGCGCCACGGCCTGCAGCACCAAGAGCGGTACCGACGCGAACGGCGCCGGCAGCGACGGCGTCAAGACCGGCCCCGGAGTGACGGAGAAGGCCATCACCCTGGGCGCGCTGACCGACCTCACCGGCCCGTACGCCTCGCTCGGCAAGAGCATCGTCAACGCCCAGCAGCTGTACGCCGACCAGCTCAACGCCTCCGGCGGCATCTGCGGCCGGACCGTCAGGATCACCGTCAAGGACCACGGCTACGACGTCCAGAAGGCGGTGTCCGCGTTCACCGAGACCGAGCCGAACGTAGCCGCCGTGTCCCAGATGGTCGGCTCCCCCGTGGTGTCCTCGCTGTCGCAGGAACTCGAGTCCAAGCACCTGCTCACGTTCCCGATGGCCTGGGCCTCCTCCCTGCTGGGCCGCGAATACGTCCAGGTGGTCGGCTCCACCTACGACATCGACATGATCAACGGCGTCGACCACGTCGTCCGTACGGCCAAGTTGAAAGCGGGCGACAAGATCGGCCACGTCTACTTCGAGGGTGAGTACGGCGAGAACGCGCTCGCCGGTGCCACCTACGCGGCGAAGAAGGCGAAGCTGACCATCGTCGGGCAGAAGATCAAGCCCACCGACCAGGACCTGACCGCCCAGGTCACCGCGCTCAAGCAGGCCCGCGTCAAGGCGATCCTGATCAGCGCCGGTCCGCGTCAGACAGCCGCCCTGGTCGGCACCGCCGCCGCCGCGGGCTTCGCCGTCCCGGTTCTCACCAGCTCGCCGGGCTTCGCCCCGCAGCTGCTTGCGACCCCGGTCGGACCCGCCCTGGAGAAGATGCTCCAGGTGGTGAGCCCCGCCCCGGCGTTCAGCGCCGACAACCCCGCGATGCAGAAGCTCGCCAAGGACTACAAGGCGAAGTACCCGAAGGACCCGCTCGACCCGGGTGTGGTCAGCGGCTGGAACGCGATCAGCGTCCTCGGCGAGGACCTCAGGGCGGCCTGCAAGGCGAAGGACCTGACGCGCGAGGGCATAGCCGCTGCCCACCGCAAGCAGTCCCGGCTCACCGTGCTCGGCGTGCCGCTGGACTTCTCGGACCGCACCAAGCCGGCGACGTACCAGAGCTTCATCCACAAGCCGGCGAAGACGGCCACCGGCGGCCTCGCGAACGTCGAACCGGCCCACGAGGTGCCCGCGGCGCGGACCTACACCCTGCCCAAGGCCTGA
- a CDS encoding ABC transporter ATP-binding protein: MAADPVVSQPGRLFAIDPEPGVRKPDPLLVLDQVTRTFGGLVAVRVEHLEVQRGAITALIGPNGAGKTTLFNVVSGFDRADGGRWSFDGQPLTGAPAHRVARRGMVRTFQLSRAVARLTVLENLLLAAPGHRGERVLPALLRPLWRGQEREFERRADELLDRFRLGPLRDDHAGTLSGGQRKLLELARALMTRPVMLLLDEPMAGVNPALTQSLLGHITQLREEGLTVCFVEHDMDVVMGISDWVAVMADGRLVAEGPPHTIGRNAAVVDAYLGKRHDEPDATDEKGEEG, from the coding sequence GTGGCCGCTGACCCTGTCGTGTCCCAACCGGGCCGACTCTTCGCGATCGATCCCGAGCCGGGGGTGCGCAAGCCCGATCCCCTGCTGGTCCTGGACCAGGTGACCCGCACCTTCGGCGGCCTCGTCGCCGTGCGGGTCGAGCACCTGGAGGTGCAGCGCGGGGCCATCACGGCGCTCATCGGGCCCAACGGCGCCGGCAAGACCACGTTGTTCAACGTGGTGAGCGGGTTCGACCGGGCCGACGGCGGCCGTTGGTCGTTCGACGGACAGCCGCTCACCGGTGCCCCGGCGCACCGGGTGGCACGGCGCGGAATGGTCCGTACGTTCCAGCTCTCCAGGGCGGTTGCCCGGCTCACGGTGCTGGAGAACCTGCTGCTCGCCGCACCCGGACATCGCGGCGAGCGGGTGTTGCCGGCGCTGCTGAGACCGCTGTGGCGCGGGCAGGAGCGGGAGTTCGAGCGCCGGGCCGACGAACTGCTGGACCGGTTCCGGCTCGGGCCCCTGCGCGACGACCATGCCGGCACGCTCTCCGGCGGCCAGCGCAAACTGCTGGAACTGGCCCGCGCGCTGATGACCCGGCCGGTCATGCTCCTGCTCGACGAGCCGATGGCCGGGGTGAACCCCGCGCTGACCCAGTCGCTGCTCGGACACATCACGCAGCTGCGCGAAGAGGGGCTGACGGTTTGCTTCGTCGAGCACGACATGGACGTGGTCATGGGCATCAGCGACTGGGTGGCCGTCATGGCCGACGGCCGCCTTGTGGCCGAGGGCCCACCGCACACGATCGGCCGGAACGCCGCCGTCGTGGACGCCTACTTGGGCAAGCGGCACGACGAGCCGGACGCCACCGACGAGAAGGGCGAGGAGGGGTAG